A window of the Sneathiella sp. P13V-1 genome harbors these coding sequences:
- a CDS encoding NAD(P)/FAD-dependent oxidoreductase, translating into MVQIADFVIIGGGMAGVSLGAELSKDASVIILETEKSIGYHSTGRSAAIYIKNYGNETLRALNAVSEPFFLEPENVSDSSLLTPRGELMFARDFELDTLNQYLEGSTGMDVISAKEAGELVPALKTDTIVKAVYEATAQDIDVDRMLQGYLKLFRHNGGTVVTDAEVKAAKRVGDCWQLQTAAGEIQGQVVINAAGAWADKVASIFGAKPKGITPMRRSAALLPKPDYEGFDKWPLFVSASETFYAKPEAGLLMVSPADEDPVEPHDAWPDDMVLAEGLHRFEEAVNIPVQRVEHSWAGLRSFAPDRTPVAGFANDLDGFFWLAGQGGYGIQTAPALSQLSAGLCLGREVQVSEAVLAALDPNRF; encoded by the coding sequence ATGGTTCAAATAGCAGATTTTGTCATTATTGGTGGCGGAATGGCGGGTGTCAGTCTGGGGGCTGAACTTTCCAAAGACGCGAGTGTGATTATTCTGGAGACAGAGAAATCCATTGGGTATCACTCAACAGGTCGATCTGCGGCCATCTATATCAAAAATTATGGGAACGAGACCTTGCGCGCGTTGAACGCAGTTTCGGAACCTTTCTTTTTGGAGCCTGAAAATGTGAGTGATAGCAGCTTGCTGACGCCGCGGGGCGAGCTGATGTTTGCTCGGGATTTCGAATTGGACACATTAAATCAGTATCTTGAAGGGTCCACCGGTATGGATGTGATCTCTGCCAAAGAGGCTGGTGAATTGGTTCCTGCCCTCAAAACTGATACAATCGTCAAGGCTGTATATGAAGCGACCGCGCAGGATATTGATGTGGATCGTATGCTGCAGGGATACTTGAAACTGTTCCGTCATAACGGCGGTACTGTGGTTACGGATGCAGAAGTCAAAGCTGCTAAACGCGTTGGCGATTGCTGGCAGCTTCAGACGGCAGCGGGAGAAATTCAAGGTCAAGTTGTCATCAACGCGGCAGGGGCATGGGCTGATAAGGTTGCAAGTATCTTTGGGGCGAAACCCAAAGGGATAACACCAATGCGCCGATCTGCTGCTTTGCTGCCAAAGCCTGATTATGAAGGTTTCGATAAATGGCCATTATTTGTGAGTGCATCGGAAACTTTCTACGCCAAGCCGGAAGCGGGTTTGTTGATGGTGTCACCGGCGGATGAGGATCCTGTCGAACCCCATGATGCCTGGCCTGATGACATGGTGTTGGCTGAAGGGCTTCATCGATTTGAAGAGGCTGTAAATATTCCTGTGCAACGAGTGGAGCATAGCTGGGCGGGGCTCAGAAGTTTTGCTCCGGATAGAACGCCTGTTGCAGGATTTGCGAACGATTTAGATGGTTTCTTCTGGCTTGCCGGGCAAGGGGGGTACGGTATTCAAACGGCACCAGCGTTATCGCAGTTATCCGCAGGCTTGTGCCTTGGACGTGAAGTGCAAGTCAGTGAAGCAGTATTAGCGGCGCTGGATCCGAACCGTTTTTAA
- a CDS encoding FAD binding domain-containing protein gives MIPAEVDYVQVNCLQEALALKSKHLDEAQILAGGHSLIPLLKLRMAAPTLLVDVQRVEELNGIYFEKDVIRIGALTRHSNLLKHDDLHKEWPIFRQTAQVIADPQVRNRGTIGGSLCTADPSADWPAVVQALDAELHLCSVEGERIVKASDFFIGMMETDLKDGEILTEITIPRNKRNLIMSYQKYRHPASGYAVASAAVVLSVSGEVIEDCSIALSGVADRAFIAEKTCDLLRGNTPTTEILQNALDHLVEGQDILTDHFADDEYRTQLAKIMAKRALEDCLKA, from the coding sequence ATGATCCCGGCTGAAGTCGATTATGTACAGGTAAACTGCTTGCAAGAAGCTCTTGCGCTCAAATCCAAGCATTTGGATGAAGCTCAAATCCTGGCGGGTGGGCATAGTTTGATCCCGCTCCTGAAGCTCAGGATGGCGGCCCCTACTCTTCTTGTGGACGTACAACGAGTGGAGGAGCTGAACGGTATCTATTTTGAAAAAGATGTCATTCGAATTGGTGCCTTAACGCGGCATTCCAATTTGCTCAAACATGATGATCTTCACAAAGAATGGCCAATATTCCGGCAAACGGCACAAGTGATTGCTGACCCACAAGTTAGAAATCGCGGCACCATTGGCGGCTCCCTCTGCACGGCAGATCCTTCTGCGGATTGGCCGGCTGTTGTGCAGGCACTGGATGCCGAACTGCATCTTTGCTCAGTAGAAGGTGAGAGAATTGTCAAAGCCAGCGATTTCTTTATTGGCATGATGGAAACTGATTTGAAGGACGGCGAGATCTTAACCGAGATCACCATTCCCAGAAACAAGAGAAATCTGATCATGTCGTATCAAAAATACCGACATCCAGCTTCTGGATATGCTGTTGCGTCTGCAGCAGTTGTTTTAAGTGTTTCTGGTGAGGTCATCGAAGACTGCTCAATCGCCTTGAGTGGTGTGGCTGACCGTGCATTTATCGCTGAAAAAACCTGTGATCTTTTACGCGGCAATACACCAACAACGGAGATTCTCCAGAACGCGCTCGATCATTTGGTTGAAGGCCAGGACATACTTACTGACCATTTTGCCGATGATGAGTATCGCACACAGCTTGCAAAGATAATGGCAAAGCGCGCTTTGGAAGATTGCCTTAAGGCTTAA
- a CDS encoding xanthine dehydrogenase family protein molybdopterin-binding subunit: MNQQSPISKTQNLSQGYIGKSVPRREDARLLDGAGQFIDNMKLPNMTYSAVLRSPYAHARLLSINTEEALSLKGIVGILTGEDLKGKVGLIRPNWIAGQDIQIPDHPVLAFDKVNYTGDAVAFIVGESREAVQDALEMIEVEYEVLDPIIDEEEAFQEGAVQIHEGIKNNRAGKPLMAWGDYRKAAEEADQIVSLKLINNRLIPSAMEPRVLLASFDKYSEKLEMYIPSQVPHLHRRWISDTLGWPEHKIHLKVPDIGGGFGAKMHLYVEEILVAYAAKHFGCPIKWTETRSESHLSTHHGRAHTQYIDLAIKNDGTVLGLKLKLFANMGAYLSNMATGVPSVNCTYFANGNYNIPNYFAQTNLIFTNTVPVDAYRGAGRPEATYLIERSMDKVAEVLGMDPLEVRRKNVIQKFPHNFYDSGSFLKCMEEAKSSFKYEEKRELQAQAREEGRYLGIGIINYTESCGMAPSTVLGNLGFDRGGYESAEIKVHPDGKVTLFTGSTPQGHGHHTSFAQIVASELQIPMEDVEVITGDTEAVPVGVGTYNSRSMAVGGSAAKICAGKVIEKAKKYAALKLRCKEESVLYQEGHFFTEENEKRIPFAKIARMAAVPHHKPEDVTPGLDQLYTHDPISMSSPNGSHAAFVEVDIETGKIEILEYLAVDDAGNLINPMLAEGQIHGGIAQGIGQALYENTVYSEDGQLLSGSLLDYAVPKADQLPSFKTDFLYTPTQTNPLGAKGIGEAGTIAAPPALVSAVCDALKPFGIDHIDMPLTPPKIWKAIQSASQDKGGAS; the protein is encoded by the coding sequence ATGAACCAGCAATCTCCGATCTCAAAAACCCAAAACCTCTCTCAAGGGTATATTGGAAAATCCGTTCCTAGGCGCGAAGACGCTAGGTTGCTTGATGGTGCCGGGCAGTTCATTGACAATATGAAACTGCCAAATATGACATATTCCGCAGTCTTACGCTCTCCTTATGCGCATGCTCGCCTACTATCTATCAATACAGAGGAAGCCCTATCTCTAAAAGGTATTGTCGGCATCCTCACAGGTGAAGACCTGAAAGGGAAAGTAGGATTGATCCGACCTAACTGGATTGCAGGACAAGACATTCAAATTCCTGATCACCCGGTTCTGGCTTTCGACAAAGTCAATTACACAGGGGACGCGGTTGCCTTCATTGTTGGTGAAAGTAGAGAGGCCGTGCAAGACGCCCTCGAGATGATTGAGGTCGAGTATGAAGTCCTTGACCCCATCATTGACGAAGAAGAAGCGTTTCAAGAGGGCGCGGTTCAGATCCACGAAGGCATAAAGAACAATCGCGCAGGCAAGCCTTTGATGGCCTGGGGGGATTACAGAAAAGCCGCAGAAGAAGCGGATCAAATAGTTTCCTTAAAATTGATCAACAACCGGCTTATCCCGAGTGCTATGGAACCGAGGGTTTTACTCGCGAGCTTCGACAAATACTCAGAGAAGCTGGAGATGTATATCCCTAGTCAGGTCCCACACCTTCATCGTAGATGGATTTCAGACACTCTTGGATGGCCCGAGCACAAAATTCACTTAAAAGTTCCGGATATTGGCGGTGGATTTGGCGCGAAGATGCATCTCTATGTGGAAGAAATTCTCGTCGCCTACGCCGCAAAACATTTTGGATGCCCCATCAAGTGGACAGAAACCAGATCTGAAAGCCATCTGTCCACACATCACGGGCGAGCCCATACCCAATATATCGACCTTGCCATCAAGAATGATGGAACGGTCCTGGGCCTGAAGTTAAAGCTATTTGCCAACATGGGTGCCTACCTTTCCAACATGGCAACCGGTGTTCCGTCTGTAAACTGCACCTATTTTGCAAATGGTAATTACAATATTCCGAACTACTTCGCGCAAACCAACCTGATATTCACCAACACCGTACCGGTAGACGCGTATCGTGGTGCAGGCCGCCCCGAAGCGACTTACCTAATCGAAAGGTCGATGGATAAGGTGGCGGAAGTATTGGGGATGGATCCCTTAGAAGTTCGCCGGAAAAACGTCATTCAGAAATTCCCTCACAATTTCTATGACAGCGGCAGCTTCCTTAAATGTATGGAAGAAGCCAAGTCTTCATTCAAATACGAAGAGAAAAGAGAACTTCAGGCTCAGGCCAGAGAAGAAGGGCGTTACCTCGGGATAGGCATCATCAATTATACTGAATCTTGCGGCATGGCGCCATCAACTGTCTTGGGCAATTTGGGGTTTGACCGAGGAGGATATGAAAGCGCCGAAATTAAGGTTCATCCGGATGGAAAGGTAACTCTGTTTACAGGTTCCACTCCTCAAGGGCATGGACACCACACTTCATTTGCACAAATTGTAGCAAGCGAACTGCAAATTCCAATGGAGGATGTGGAGGTTATTACAGGAGACACGGAAGCCGTTCCGGTGGGTGTTGGTACATATAATTCACGTTCCATGGCCGTAGGCGGAAGTGCCGCAAAAATCTGTGCTGGCAAAGTGATCGAAAAGGCCAAAAAATATGCCGCCTTGAAACTTCGCTGCAAGGAAGAGTCCGTCCTTTATCAAGAGGGTCATTTCTTTACGGAAGAGAATGAAAAGCGCATACCATTTGCCAAAATCGCCAGAATGGCAGCCGTTCCACACCATAAACCCGAAGACGTGACACCGGGCTTGGATCAACTCTACACTCATGATCCCATTTCCATGTCATCACCAAATGGCAGCCACGCCGCATTCGTCGAAGTGGATATCGAAACAGGAAAGATCGAGATCCTCGAATATCTTGCCGTGGATGATGCGGGCAACCTGATCAATCCAATGCTCGCCGAAGGTCAAATTCATGGTGGCATCGCGCAAGGTATTGGGCAGGCTTTGTATGAAAATACAGTCTATTCTGAAGACGGACAACTCCTCAGCGGCTCCCTTCTGGATTACGCTGTCCCGAAAGCAGATCAACTTCCCTCTTTTAAGACGGACTTTCTGTATACACCAACGCAAACAAATCCATTAGGGGCGAAAGGTATTGGTGAAGCTGGTACCATCGCGGCGCCCCCTGCCCTCGTCAGTGCCGTTTGTGATGCCTTAAAACCCTTTGGCATTGATCATATCGACATGCCGCTTACACCACCGAAGATCTGGAAAGCTATCCAATCTGCATCACAAGATAAAGGAGGGGCCTCATGA
- a CDS encoding TRAP transporter small permease, with protein MLAFLQKISGGILKFEKMVLIFLAAAVTGLILLNVVTRSVDFALYWVDELAIYSMIWMVLIGASMIVRLRKGIAVTILEEMLSQKMKNRMALVVDFVVFAFALVLLWMCYLWYDPVTLVSVGFDLAEFSADSFNFIYEEPTNTLGIPKFWIWLIVPVISLTMALHALVNFLERLFHKPTTAPEII; from the coding sequence ATGTTAGCATTTCTTCAGAAAATATCTGGCGGTATTCTAAAGTTTGAGAAGATGGTTTTGATCTTCCTTGCAGCCGCGGTAACGGGACTTATCCTCCTAAATGTTGTGACACGTTCAGTTGATTTTGCGCTCTATTGGGTGGATGAACTTGCTATTTATTCCATGATTTGGATGGTGTTAATCGGTGCCTCAATGATCGTGCGCCTGCGTAAAGGTATTGCGGTCACCATTTTGGAAGAAATGCTCAGCCAAAAAATGAAAAACCGTATGGCATTGGTTGTGGATTTTGTCGTCTTTGCTTTTGCGCTGGTGCTTTTGTGGATGTGTTACCTTTGGTATGATCCAGTCACGCTTGTATCCGTAGGCTTTGACCTTGCAGAATTTTCCGCAGACAGCTTCAATTTTATATACGAGGAGCCAACAAATACGTTGGGCATTCCAAAGTTCTGGATCTGGTTGATTGTTCCGGTGATTTCTCTGACCATGGCTCTACATGCGCTGGTCAATTTTCTTGAGCGCTTATTCCACAAGCCAACAACTGCGCCGGAGATTATTTAA
- a CDS encoding TRAP transporter substrate-binding protein has translation MDTFKKLMVAGVAAAMTLSAGAAFAKEFKIGLITPPKHTWSKAASAFAEELKEKSGGKHSASVFPSRQLGNEAQMLQQMQTGALDMAFMTVAEVSNRVPNMGAFYAPYLAKDIAHAAKILRSDAAKEMLKDLPRKAGVVGVGYGSAGLRQIVSRDPVENAASLQGKKIRITPFEPIKDFYNLLSTAPTPMPLPAVYDALANGQVDAIDMDLELIWKLKYTEHAKTVVLSNHMMFPMVGLVSAKVWKDLDKADRKMIGELMAKHVDSTIDSYVAGEAKFLAEVKKTDAKIVMVTPDFFGTTTDKWNSIWSKRAPSLAKLRAEAAK, from the coding sequence ATGGACACGTTTAAGAAATTGATGGTTGCTGGCGTTGCTGCTGCCATGACGCTTTCCGCAGGCGCCGCCTTTGCGAAAGAATTTAAAATCGGACTGATTACACCACCAAAACACACTTGGTCAAAAGCCGCCTCAGCATTTGCTGAAGAACTGAAAGAAAAATCAGGCGGTAAGCACAGTGCAAGCGTTTTCCCATCCCGCCAGTTGGGCAATGAAGCGCAGATGCTGCAGCAAATGCAAACAGGTGCGCTGGATATGGCCTTTATGACGGTTGCCGAAGTTTCCAACCGTGTGCCAAATATGGGTGCATTTTACGCACCATATCTTGCAAAAGACATTGCGCATGCTGCCAAAATCCTGAGAAGTGATGCGGCTAAAGAAATGTTGAAAGATCTGCCACGCAAAGCAGGTGTTGTTGGTGTTGGGTATGGCTCCGCCGGTCTGCGTCAGATTGTATCTCGTGATCCTGTAGAAAATGCAGCATCCTTGCAGGGCAAGAAAATCCGCATCACACCATTTGAGCCAATTAAGGATTTCTACAACCTCCTCAGCACAGCACCAACCCCAATGCCTTTGCCAGCGGTTTATGATGCGCTTGCAAACGGACAGGTTGATGCCATTGATATGGATCTGGAATTGATCTGGAAGCTGAAATACACTGAACATGCGAAAACCGTTGTTCTCTCCAACCATATGATGTTCCCAATGGTTGGTCTGGTCTCTGCCAAGGTCTGGAAAGATCTGGATAAAGCCGATCGCAAGATGATCGGTGAGTTGATGGCCAAACATGTTGATTCCACAATCGACTCATATGTGGCGGGTGAAGCTAAGTTCCTGGCGGAAGTGAAGAAAACGGATGCAAAGATTGTCATGGTCACACCTGATTTCTTCGGTACAACAACCGACAAATGGAACTCTATCTGGAGTAAGCGTGCACCTTCTCTTGCAAAGCTGCGTGCAGAAGCTGCAAAATAG
- a CDS encoding LysR family transcriptional regulator, with the protein MEDRNRHIKIAERVSTRLKLKQLRLLVSVAEHSSILHAAKELNISQPAATKLIKDLETDFGVILFDRTNRGVIPTTYGDALVRHGKLILTQISNAAQELDNLNEGLGGRVVVGTLLAASAKLLPQTIARVHKARPNVSIVIKEGTNDILMPALQSGDVDLVLGRLAEYRHRSQIIQERLFEEEICIIGRAEHPLAALGRSATFEELKSYSWTLPPHDTTLRRQMEKEFLDNGHSLPENAVESVSFLTNRELIRVTDMLCPIPYHVIKDELENGSLVEINTPIKKTLSGVGVSYRKEGGLSPAAEVFLAELKITAEEIKKDQR; encoded by the coding sequence ATGGAAGATAGAAACAGGCATATCAAAATTGCGGAGCGGGTTTCGACCCGGTTAAAGCTGAAACAGCTTCGGCTCCTCGTCTCGGTGGCGGAGCATTCCAGCATTCTTCATGCCGCCAAAGAGCTAAACATTTCACAGCCCGCAGCCACAAAGCTGATAAAAGATCTGGAAACGGATTTTGGCGTTATCCTGTTTGATCGGACGAACCGTGGGGTTATCCCAACAACATATGGGGATGCTCTCGTCCGCCATGGAAAATTGATCCTGACCCAGATTTCAAACGCCGCACAGGAGCTAGATAACCTTAATGAAGGTTTGGGGGGACGCGTGGTAGTTGGCACCCTGCTCGCGGCTTCTGCCAAGCTGTTACCCCAAACGATCGCACGTGTTCATAAAGCCCGACCAAATGTCAGCATCGTTATCAAGGAAGGGACGAATGATATCCTGATGCCTGCTCTACAATCCGGTGACGTAGATCTGGTTCTGGGGCGCTTGGCGGAGTATCGACATCGAAGCCAAATTATTCAGGAACGCCTTTTCGAAGAAGAAATTTGTATCATCGGGCGCGCAGAACATCCCCTTGCCGCTCTCGGACGATCTGCCACATTTGAAGAATTAAAATCATATAGCTGGACCCTTCCTCCTCATGACACCACTCTAAGACGCCAGATGGAGAAAGAGTTTTTGGACAATGGTCACAGCTTGCCGGAAAATGCAGTGGAATCTGTCTCTTTCCTAACCAACAGAGAACTTATCCGTGTCACCGATATGCTTTGCCCCATCCCTTATCATGTGATCAAAGATGAACTGGAAAACGGATCCTTGGTGGAGATAAATACCCCCATCAAAAAGACACTAAGCGGCGTCGGCGTGTCCTATCGCAAAGAAGGTGGTTTATCGCCAGCGGCAGAGGTATTCCTGGCAGAGCTTAAAATTACAGCGGAAGAGATCAAGAAGGATCAACGCTAA
- a CDS encoding TRAP transporter large permease: MVAIVFLLFLMMGLPIALVLAVSALFYILYSGQSVLLQSYAQQLFSGVESYGLLAVPLFMLAGELMNEGGLTRRLIDFASVFIGRVRGGLAYINLIVNMMMASIIGSAAAQIAIMSRAMVPEMEQKGYDRAFAAATTAAGGLLSPIIPPSMLFVIYGVLAQIAIGDMFIAGIIPGLLMAFGFLVAIALLGKKYEYPVGEKKTREEVKTSLLMGLPTMLIPIVIVGGILAGFTTPTESAAVASVVAFILGKFFYKELKLSQMSKVLIRTALNTSIVVFIVATANLFGWIIIYEQVPQNLASQLVEITKDPLVFLLIVNAALLFIGMILDGIAALILVVPILLPIAQTNYGIDPYHFGVVICINLVLGLLTPPVGAGLFVTTAMTGVKPGALFKALVPFLLTTLVALVLISWQPLLVTWLIK; this comes from the coding sequence ATGGTTGCAATTGTATTTCTCCTCTTCCTAATGATGGGATTGCCGATCGCGCTGGTTCTTGCGGTGTCAGCGTTGTTCTACATTCTTTATTCCGGCCAATCTGTTTTGCTGCAATCCTATGCGCAACAGCTTTTTTCCGGTGTTGAAAGCTACGGTCTTTTGGCTGTTCCGCTTTTCATGTTGGCGGGGGAGTTGATGAATGAAGGGGGGCTAACACGCCGCCTTATCGATTTTGCCAGTGTATTTATTGGACGGGTAAGGGGCGGCCTTGCCTATATCAATCTGATCGTCAATATGATGATGGCGTCGATCATCGGGTCTGCCGCCGCCCAGATCGCCATTATGTCCCGTGCTATGGTGCCGGAGATGGAGCAGAAGGGTTACGATCGCGCCTTTGCAGCTGCGACGACAGCGGCCGGTGGTCTTTTATCGCCGATCATCCCACCTTCCATGCTGTTTGTGATCTATGGCGTTCTGGCGCAGATCGCCATTGGCGACATGTTTATCGCTGGCATCATTCCAGGATTGTTGATGGCGTTCGGTTTCCTAGTGGCGATTGCCCTTCTTGGAAAAAAGTATGAGTATCCCGTAGGGGAGAAGAAAACCCGTGAAGAAGTGAAAACATCCCTTCTTATGGGGCTTCCGACAATGTTGATCCCGATTGTGATCGTAGGCGGTATTCTTGCGGGTTTTACAACACCAACTGAATCTGCGGCTGTGGCGTCAGTGGTCGCATTTATTCTGGGTAAGTTTTTCTATAAAGAGTTGAAACTTTCGCAGATGTCCAAAGTCTTGATCCGCACTGCGCTTAACACTTCTATCGTTGTGTTTATTGTGGCAACCGCCAATCTTTTTGGCTGGATCATAATTTACGAGCAGGTCCCGCAAAATCTGGCGTCACAGTTGGTAGAGATAACCAAAGATCCGCTTGTCTTCCTTTTGATTGTGAATGCCGCGCTTCTGTTTATTGGCATGATCCTGGATGGGATTGCGGCCCTCATTCTGGTGGTGCCGATCCTTCTTCCGATTGCGCAGACGAACTATGGCATCGACCCTTATCATTTTGGTGTGGTGATCTGTATCAATCTGGTTCTGGGATTGTTGACGCCTCCGGTAGGTGCAGGATTGTTTGTTACCACAGCCATGACCGGGGTGAAGCCAGGCGCTTTATTTAAGGCGCTGGTACCTTTCCTTTTGACAACTCTGGTCGCATTGGTTCTTATCAGCTGGCAACCTTTATTGGTTACCTGGCTCATCAAGTAA
- a CDS encoding aspartate dehydrogenase — MKIAIIGYGAIAAYAAKKISSLSGVEISHVICRAGREVVAADKIGGNCRAVTSFEGLANEVDIVVECGGHEAMKSHALEILKSGVNLISVSAGVMADDKVAEDLERACQVSGARLRFVTGAVGAMDALNAARVGGLEEVTYIGRKKPAGWKGSHAEKTLDLENLTEPALHFKGNAQDAARLYPKNANVAATIAMSGIGMRDTKVELYADPEAIRNIHEVRAKGAFGEFTFRIEGQSLPENPKSSALTAMSVAEAIERELRFIRTS; from the coding sequence ATGAAAATTGCGATTATCGGGTATGGGGCTATCGCAGCTTATGCAGCTAAAAAAATATCCTCTCTATCGGGGGTGGAAATTTCTCATGTTATCTGCCGCGCGGGAAGGGAGGTTGTCGCCGCTGACAAAATTGGGGGGAATTGCCGTGCTGTGACGTCATTCGAAGGCTTGGCCAATGAAGTTGACATTGTCGTTGAATGTGGGGGGCATGAAGCAATGAAATCCCATGCGCTTGAAATTCTTAAGTCAGGCGTAAATCTTATTTCTGTATCAGCAGGTGTAATGGCAGACGATAAGGTTGCAGAAGATCTTGAACGTGCATGTCAGGTCAGTGGCGCTAGGTTGCGGTTTGTAACCGGCGCAGTCGGGGCAATGGATGCGCTGAATGCTGCCCGTGTCGGAGGGTTGGAAGAGGTCACATATATCGGCCGCAAAAAACCTGCTGGATGGAAGGGATCTCATGCGGAAAAAACCCTTGATTTGGAGAACCTAACGGAGCCCGCATTGCATTTTAAAGGGAATGCGCAAGATGCCGCCAGATTGTACCCTAAAAATGCAAATGTTGCCGCAACCATAGCCATGAGTGGTATCGGCATGCGGGATACAAAAGTTGAACTTTATGCAGACCCTGAAGCAATACGTAACATTCATGAGGTGCGAGCGAAGGGTGCGTTTGGTGAATTCACATTCCGCATTGAAGGGCAGTCTCTTCCAGAAAATCCCAAATCTTCCGCGCTAACAGCCATGAGTGTCGCAGAAGCCATTGAGCGAGAGCTGCGTTTTATTCGCACGTCATAG
- a CDS encoding (2Fe-2S)-binding protein, with product MKKHTVKITVNGKEHQSEIDARTLLTHFLRDHLNITSTNIGCDTSQCGACTVLVNGESVKSCTQLAVQMDGAEITTAANDQISDIEVIKRNFHESHGLQCGYCTPGMVMSSHELLKQNSNPSDDEIRDALHGNICRCTGYHNIIEAVKKSAAEIREGAAS from the coding sequence ATGAAAAAACATACAGTGAAAATTACAGTGAATGGCAAAGAGCATCAGTCGGAGATCGATGCACGTACGTTACTGACTCATTTTCTAAGAGATCATTTAAATATCACATCCACCAATATTGGGTGCGACACCAGCCAATGTGGCGCCTGTACAGTTCTTGTGAACGGTGAAAGTGTCAAATCCTGCACTCAACTGGCAGTGCAAATGGATGGGGCTGAAATCACAACCGCGGCAAATGACCAAATCTCAGATATTGAGGTCATCAAAAGGAATTTCCATGAAAGCCACGGGCTTCAATGTGGCTACTGCACACCTGGCATGGTCATGAGCAGTCACGAACTTCTTAAACAGAATTCTAATCCTTCGGATGACGAAATTCGCGATGCCTTGCACGGCAACATCTGTCGCTGCACCGGCTATCACAATATCATTGAAGCCGTGAAAAAATCTGCAGCGGAAATCCGTGAAGGAGCTGCCTCATGA
- a CDS encoding 3-hydroxyanthranilate 3,4-dioxygenase, with protein MPLHPRFAPFNFPKWVEENRDQLKPPVGNKLLHHDSGMIVMVVGGPNTRVDFHDDPVEEWFYQVKGDMMLKIYEDGEIYDVPIREGEVFMMPAHTIHAPQRPQEGSIGIVVEAPRMTHMKEGFEWFCFGCNKRLHRAEISLMDSSAIVTELPKIYDDFHQNMEARTCPDCGEIHPGKGKPPEGWVTL; from the coding sequence ATGCCATTACATCCGCGATTTGCCCCGTTTAATTTTCCAAAATGGGTGGAAGAAAACAGGGACCAGCTCAAACCACCTGTCGGCAATAAATTGCTGCATCATGATTCAGGTATGATTGTGATGGTTGTGGGTGGGCCTAATACCCGCGTGGATTTCCACGATGACCCGGTGGAGGAATGGTTCTATCAGGTCAAGGGTGACATGATGCTCAAAATCTATGAGGATGGCGAAATCTATGATGTCCCGATCCGGGAAGGGGAGGTATTTATGATGCCAGCACATACAATACATGCTCCGCAACGCCCTCAGGAAGGCTCAATCGGGATCGTTGTAGAAGCACCGCGCATGACGCATATGAAAGAAGGGTTTGAATGGTTCTGTTTTGGATGCAATAAACGCTTGCACAGGGCAGAAATTTCGCTCATGGATTCAAGCGCAATTGTGACGGAGTTGCCAAAAATTTACGATGACTTCCATCAGAATATGGAAGCCAGAACATGTCCGGATTGTGGGGAGATCCACCCGGGCAAGGGTAAGCCACCGGAAGGATGGGTTACTTTATAA